Proteins co-encoded in one Gopherus evgoodei ecotype Sinaloan lineage chromosome 4, rGopEvg1_v1.p, whole genome shotgun sequence genomic window:
- the ASCL3 gene encoding achaete-scute homolog 3, whose amino-acid sequence MDSKSYCNFMDRLSIYDSQHVTRPFGGDPIVTFHVYPETPTQFTCSEDLPLLPFTSEELITENFYTDPCNFPYQVAQANYGRGDYSYGPAFIRKRNERERQRVKCVNEGYAKLRRHLPEEYLEKRLSKVETLRAAIKYIHYLQSVLYSNSAVTEKNNLELGHTSKAITREIQF is encoded by the coding sequence ATGGATAGTAAAAGCTACTGTAACTTCATGGACAGGTTGTCCATCTACGACTCACAACATGTGACTAGGCCTTTCGGTGGGGACCCTATTGTCACGTTTCATGTGTACCCTGAGACACCTACCCAGTTCACTTGCTCTGAGGATTTGCCACTTCTTCCTTTTACATCTGAGGAGTTGATCACAGAGAACTTCTATACTGATCCTTGCAACTTTCCTTACCAAGTGGCCCAGGCTAATTATGGCAGAGGTGACTATTCCTATGGACCAGCTTTCATCAGAAAGAGGAATGAAAGGGAAAGGCAGAGGGTTAAGTGTGTCAACGAAGGATACGCCAAACTCCGACGTCACCTGCCTGAGGAATACTTAGAGAAACGGCTCAGCAAAGTAGAAACACTTCGAGCTGCAATAAAATACATTCACTATCTACAATCTGTTCTGTACAGTAATTCTGCAGTGACAGAGAAGAATAACCTGGAACTGGGCCATACTTCCAAGGCAATTACCAGAGAGATCCAGTTTTGA
- the C4H11orf16 gene encoding uncharacterized protein C11orf16 homolog, with the protein MENPGRSLCTEHKYCRAVTALDKLSCSNFVTNTDLFSSGSYIVHPAWVTRPLIPQRCSWIGHCPHFPDTPCKGLKVWEKSVDIAHVPVLARRESDGFYYLGTIKQEIEGERGTFLVEFDKPLASGDKYSVCVQKTARDDILEYVNGMRHSILPGDKVLAPWEPDLVRYGPGTILLGIETRDPLRASEDEEIMVCFWNDKKVKVPLGVALWIPPDTWERIVEMIHMPFTSRLKLTNPLTTTSSYTSTCRLLKAPIHSCALDDGLSKYRWPWPWLWPFICPPFHGHCHSICCSPVHVGCICCSHPKFSAWRPLLSTSLLPQRSTKQQESNNKPTAQLLELESPKENEPAAAATIASSSSSSSSSSSDLGSEEEMGLTKSTVVDSAVNTDSSLFKKPKLKDAARPEWKYWKRNHAKSHPRNPGISIPSSKCTKGKAESRTIFSLDMHPVASTDHSAMFETIEQSPRRHLTLKDVLIHHDFKPSLGPQATPFLENLGENQIECERQRRACMEQKRKKKIQQQQWECEREQQAEEKYYTAQEHRSNKKLQHFENKEKKVKEQDRKQNQTMKTKQLAQQRTNLKMQTMAEEDRQKGQQRLAHLQRVRETHDEREFNKCIAEEIKEKQSQEARRRRVETQYKLMAEKLSQDEKQKRK; encoded by the exons ATGGAGAATCCAGGAAGATCCTTGTGTACAGAGCACAAGTACTGCAGAGCAGTGACAGCACTAGATAAACTCTCATGCAGCAACTTTGTAACTAATACCGATCTCTTCTCTAGTGGCTCTTACATAGTGCATCCTGCTTGGGTTACCAGACCTCTCATCCCCCAAAG GTGCTCATGGATTGGCCACTGTCCCCATTTTCCTGACACACCATGTAAGGGACTTAAGGTGTGGGAAAAATCAGTGGACATTGCTCATGTTCCTGTTCTAGCAAGAAGGGAATCTGATGGGTTTTATTATCTTGGTACAATAAAGCAGGAGATAGAG GGCGAGAGAGGAACTTTCCTGGTAGAGTTCGACAAACCACTTGCATCAGGTGACAAGTATTCAGTATGTGTGCAAAAAACAGCCAGGGATGACATCCTTGAATATGTCAATGGAATGAGGCACTCTATACTCCCTGGAGACAAAGTGCTGGCACCCTGGGAACCAGACCTGGTCAGATATGGCCCTGGAACCATCCTACTGGGCATTGAAACACGGGATCCCCTGAGAG CCTCAGAGGATGAAGAAATCATGGTCTGTTTTTGGAATGACAAGAAAGTGAAAGTACCACTAGGTGTAGCCTTATGGATTCCACCAGACACATGGGAAAGGATAGTAGAGATGATTCACATGCCCTTCACCAGTCGATTAAAGCTTACGAACCCCCTCACCACCACTAGCTCTTACACTTCTACTTGCAGACTTCTAAAAGCCCCCATCCATTCATGTGCTTTAGACGATGGGCTAAGTAAGTACAGGTGGCCATGGCCATGGCTATGGCCATTTATCTGCCCCCCTTTCCATGGTCATTGTCACAGTATATGCTGTTCACCAGTCCATGTGGGATGCATCTGCTGCTCCCATCCCAAATTCAGTGCCTGGCGGCCTCTACTATCCACATCTTTGCTCCCTCAAAGAAGCACTAAACAGCAAGAGTCCAATAACAAGCCCACTGCACAACTTCTAGAATTGGAAAGTCCAAAGGAAAATGaaccagcagcagctgctactattgcttcttcctcctcctcctcctcctcctcctcctctgatttAGGAAGTGAGGAAGAGATGGGCCTAACGAAGAGCACGGTGGTGGATAGTGCTGTTAATACAGATTCCAGCCTTTTCAAAAAACCCAAACTGAAAGATGCTGCAAGACCTGAGTGGAAATACTGGAAGAGAAACCACGCCAAGTCACATCCTAGGAATCCAG GAATCAGCATTCCCAGCAGCAAGTGTACAAAGGGGAAAGCAGAATCCAGAACCATTTTCTCCTTGGACATGCACCCTGTGGCATCAACCGACCACAGTGCAATGTTTGAAACTATTGAACAGTCTCCGAGAAGACATCTCACACTGAAAGATGTCTTAATCCACCATGATTTCAAGCCATCATTGGGG CCACAGGCCACTCCTTTTTTAGAGAACCTTGGAGAAAATCAAATAGAATGTGAACGCCAGAGAAGAGCCTGCAtggaacaaaaaagaaagaaaaaaatccagcagcagcagtgggagtgTGAAAGAGAACAGCAGGCTGAAGAGAAGTACTACACTGCACAGGAACACCGGAG caacaagaaactgcagcatTTCGAGAATAAAGAGAAGAAGGTAAAAGAACAAGACAGAAAGCAGAATCAGACAATGAAAACAAAGCAACTCGCACAGCAGAGGACAAACCTGAAGATGCAGACCATGGCAGAGGAGGACAGGCAGAAAGGACAGCAAAGACTAGCTCATCTGCAACGAGTCAGGGAGACACATGATGAGAGGGAATTTAATAAGTGTATAGCTGAAGAAATTAAAGAGAAACAATCTCAG GAAGCCCGAAGGAGAAGAGTGGAGACCCAGTACAAATTAATGGCAGAAAAGCTCTCTCAAGatgaaaaacagaagagaaagtAA
- the AKIP1 gene encoding A-kinase-interacting protein 1 isoform X5 — protein sequence MSRTTKECEKYYSYVPASRCQENEIKHICRYHSRQAAENLLQTLEQEKNETSPVSNPAETLKQLARKASKDLYIEVSPGTYSVTAASEDMVKQTYVVDVNAGQSIDLTFGFLYDYLLFLSPQECWLLVQHSGNLIWKDTLPLDRRVKVLTSFPSKWNLFQLVKVVLLSIKLFSLPTDFVWLKER from the exons ATGAGTCGAACCACAAAGGAGTGTGAG AAATATTATAGCTATGTGCCAGCAAGTAGATGCCAAGAGAATGAAATTAAACACATCTGCAGATATCACAGCAGACAAGCAGCAGAAAACTTGTTACAGACATTGGAACAAGAG AAAAATGAAACCTCTCCAGTGTCAAATCCAGCTGAAACCCTCAAGCAACTT GCTAGAAAGGCTTCCAAGGATCTCTACATTGAAGTTTCCCCCGGCACCTATTCTGTCACAGCAGCCTCGGAGGATATGGTGAAACAGACATATGTGGTGGATGTTAATGCAGGACAAAGTATTGATTTAACTTTCG GTTTTCTGTACGATTACTTGTTGTTCCTCTCTCCCCAAGAGTGTTGGCTTCTAGTCCAGCACAGTGGGAACTTAATATGGAAAGACACACTTCCCCTGGACAGGAGAGTGAAGGTACTTACCTCATTTCCATCTAAATGGAATTTATTTCAGTTGGTTAAAGTGGTACTACTATCCATAAAGCTATTCTCGCTACCTACAGATTTTGTTTGGTTAAAGGAGAGGTGA